The following proteins come from a genomic window of Desulfuromonadaceae bacterium:
- a CDS encoding PD-(D/E)XK nuclease family protein: protein MDQLSWDEEQLFSRLAAGATALSVNNRLARWLATRYDAQMKAAGMTVWTTPSLMPVSVWLENSLAVLGEDWRLLNDRQAVQLWERIINAESANGLLQLSTTAKMAYDACQLAEEYQLDFTAQQLNEDQLTWLRWRKNYTQCLQNGNWHDRSTTWQRVLAAISAGQMALPNELLLIGFDQLSPHLLRLSEVGATAGCRVQAMPPGCAPPGQLWRVPCVDTDDEVRTAARWTRQLLDDGATNIGIVVPNLQSSRTQIERIFRAELDPPSLLTPTHDPHGFNLSLGRPLAEQGVIAAALEILQLERDLPIENISRLLRSPYFSRGHELTSRAQLDSNLRGLRRARLSFAAVVRLAEKNQGRWRYSHAPELARRGQTLLDFITTRERHLPGDWVNPLLHALDQAGWPGSRGFDSSEYQALSAWRDTLLPSLAALDIVSAPLDRHGVVTLLRRLAQETLFQPEGSSAAVQVLGLLEVAGLHFDHLWVMGMTDSALPEAARPNPFLPVALQRRFHLPHADPEHERVFARQIMQRLCAAAPQVILSYPQREGALELRPSPLIAALPEHAPQRAASHDPATLFFTNQPQFDLFLDAQGAVLPAGQRTFGGMAILKDQALCPFRAYARHRLYAHDFERPEIGLDALQRGSLVHACLEEVWRQLGNSASLQAMSDAAIDTLVVAAVAAGVQNELARMPEQPGVRLLEVECRRLEKLLGRWLREVERQRPGFQVVAVEQAHTEQVGALIFQVKIDRIDRLADGRKFIIDYKTGQVRVADLIGDRLLEPQLPIYALNIPPHELAGIAFGILRSDDLRFVGIAAHSDLVPGVSGVEKSRIAADEGLGSWMELTAAWRIRLEALAADFCSGAAAVAPVSAAQACRYCDLSGFCRIDGQGGGSFEEAL from the coding sequence ATGGATCAGCTAAGCTGGGACGAAGAACAGCTTTTTTCACGGCTTGCAGCGGGGGCGACCGCGCTGTCTGTCAACAATCGTTTGGCGCGGTGGTTGGCGACGCGTTACGACGCACAGATGAAAGCTGCCGGGATGACGGTCTGGACGACGCCATCATTAATGCCGGTGTCGGTCTGGCTGGAAAATTCGTTGGCGGTGCTCGGTGAAGATTGGCGACTGCTGAATGATCGTCAGGCTGTCCAGCTGTGGGAACGGATTATCAATGCGGAATCGGCCAATGGTTTGCTCCAGTTGTCCACTACCGCGAAAATGGCTTATGATGCCTGTCAGCTGGCGGAGGAATACCAGCTTGATTTCACGGCGCAGCAGTTAAATGAAGATCAGCTCACCTGGTTGCGTTGGCGTAAAAATTATACTCAATGTTTGCAGAACGGAAACTGGCACGACCGCTCCACTACCTGGCAACGGGTGCTGGCCGCAATAAGTGCCGGGCAGATGGCGTTACCAAACGAGCTGTTATTGATTGGTTTTGATCAACTGAGTCCGCATCTGCTCAGGCTGAGCGAAGTCGGTGCAACGGCAGGGTGTCGAGTGCAAGCAATGCCTCCGGGGTGTGCGCCGCCGGGGCAATTGTGGCGTGTTCCCTGTGTTGACACTGATGATGAAGTGCGGACTGCGGCGCGCTGGACCCGCCAACTGCTCGACGACGGGGCAACGAATATCGGCATTGTTGTGCCGAATCTGCAATCGAGTCGTACCCAAATCGAACGCATTTTTCGCGCCGAACTTGATCCCCCCAGCCTGCTGACCCCGACCCACGATCCTCATGGTTTCAACCTTTCTCTTGGACGCCCACTGGCCGAGCAGGGGGTGATTGCGGCGGCCCTCGAAATATTGCAACTGGAACGTGATCTGCCGATCGAAAATATTTCGCGGTTGTTGCGTTCGCCCTATTTCAGCCGTGGTCACGAGCTGACCAGCCGTGCCCAGCTTGATAGTAACCTGCGCGGGCTACGACGTGCCCGCCTCAGCTTTGCTGCAGTTGTGCGCCTGGCGGAAAAAAATCAGGGGCGATGGCGTTACAGTCATGCACCAGAGCTGGCCAGGCGCGGCCAGACCCTGCTTGATTTTATCACCACACGCGAGCGGCATTTGCCCGGTGACTGGGTCAATCCACTGCTCCATGCCCTTGATCAGGCGGGTTGGCCCGGCAGTCGCGGATTCGATTCAAGCGAATATCAGGCATTATCCGCCTGGCGCGACACATTGCTTCCGTCGTTGGCGGCGCTTGATATCGTCAGCGCACCGCTTGATCGTCACGGTGTCGTTACCTTGTTGCGGCGCCTGGCACAGGAAACCCTTTTTCAGCCTGAGGGTTCATCCGCTGCGGTGCAGGTTCTCGGCCTGCTGGAAGTTGCTGGACTACATTTCGATCATCTCTGGGTGATGGGGATGACCGACAGTGCGCTGCCTGAAGCGGCACGGCCGAATCCTTTTTTACCGGTCGCACTGCAACGTCGTTTTCATCTGCCACACGCCGACCCTGAGCATGAACGGGTTTTTGCCCGGCAAATCATGCAACGCCTTTGTGCTGCCGCGCCGCAGGTCATACTCAGCTATCCACAGCGCGAAGGTGCTCTTGAGTTGCGCCCCAGCCCGTTGATCGCCGCACTCCCCGAGCATGCTCCGCAACGTGCCGCAAGTCATGACCCCGCTACGCTATTTTTCACCAATCAGCCGCAGTTTGATCTTTTTCTTGATGCGCAGGGAGCGGTGCTGCCTGCCGGGCAACGTACTTTTGGCGGCATGGCGATTCTCAAAGATCAGGCGCTTTGCCCGTTTCGGGCCTACGCGCGACACCGTCTCTATGCACACGATTTCGAGCGCCCTGAAATTGGTCTGGATGCGTTGCAGCGAGGGAGCCTTGTCCACGCCTGCCTCGAAGAAGTGTGGCGACAGTTGGGGAATTCAGCGTCGTTGCAGGCGATGAGTGATGCCGCTATCGATACGCTGGTTGTCGCTGCGGTGGCCGCAGGGGTGCAAAATGAACTCGCCCGTATGCCTGAACAACCCGGTGTCAGGCTGCTGGAGGTGGAGTGCCGCCGACTTGAAAAGTTGCTCGGACGCTGGTTGCGCGAGGTGGAACGCCAGCGCCCCGGGTTCCAGGTGGTGGCGGTCGAACAAGCGCATACCGAGCAGGTGGGTGCGTTGATTTTTCAGGTAAAGATTGACCGGATTGATCGCCTGGCTGACGGACGAAAATTTATTATCGATTACAAAACCGGTCAGGTGCGCGTCGCTGACCTTATCGGTGATCGATTGCTTGAGCCACAGTTGCCGATTTATGCCCTGAATATTCCACCTCATGAGCTGGCGGGGATTGCCTTTGGCATCCTCCGCAGTGACGATTTGCGTTTTGTCGGTATCGCCGCACACAGTGATCTGGTCCCGGGCGTGAGCGGCGTGGAGAAGTCACGTATTGCCGCAGACGAAGGGCTTGGCAGCTGGATGGAATTGACCGCTGCGTGGCGGATTCGCCTCGAAGCCCTGGCTGCCGATTTCTGCTCGGGGGCCGCTGCGGTTGCTCCGGTCAGCGCGGCGCAGGCCTGCCGTTATTGTGATTTGAGTGGCTTCTGCCGCATTGACGGACAAGGCGGCGGCAGCTTTGAGGAGGCTCTATGA
- a CDS encoding UvrD-helicase domain-containing protein encodes MTASSMLPDGAARHAALNVQASFIVQAPAGAGKTELLIQRILALLAIVQRPEEILAITFTRKAAAEMHGRLLAALEGARAPRPDSVHAQKTWELATAALARDAAQGWRLNENPARLQIRTIDGFNSWLLRRMPWVTRCGGMPELVENPDPLYRLAAERTLARIESGRGADAVALLAAHVDNRLNRLRDLLVDMLRRRDQWLRHLGSEPDRRERFEATLTALLEDDLRRVDEVFPVAWRDELVALAGYAAAHLESCADHPLRDMDTFPDAVVAKITVWQALASLLLTGSGTLRKTVNKGAGFPAGAGQAQEMKGRMLALLNTLADCPELIRHLGQIRQLPVTAAYPDNQWETLQALLELLPLAVAELWLVFREHGTVDFSEIALRAADALESDNTPTDLLLKLDATLEHILVDEFQDTSFLQYRLLELLTSGWQRGDGRTLFLVGDPMQSIYRFREAEVGLFLRSWERGVGTVSLQPLRLTANFRSDGTLVAWFNQTFPSILPPRNDQLRGAVAYSAAAAMRDGGVDVEFNLFAEGDDDVEGRTIAALVRDTLQEHPRDDIAVLVRSRSHLRRILPALRAAGLLCQSHDIDPLVERPVARDLRALLRIIVQPADRLSALTVLRAPWCGLTLTDLDVLCADDKQAALRELTNDLVRMSRLSVDGYQRLSRVMTIIEEGSAQRGRVGLRRLVESCWLRLGGPTCYAQTDLNDAEQILRLIDSCEQGGELLSLAEFDERLTGLYAGVDTAADARLHVMTIHKAKGLEFSTVIIPGCGRRSAADQKPLLRWLEHPQQGLLLAPFAAHDAQTEDPIFRMIGRLEKDKQDYETGRLLYVAATRARQRLIFTGSVRAAVDGTPCADNGSFLEKLLPHIPASVLSRTTDIGLATAEGTLSQPLRRLPLTWQPPSLVAAHFPPHAVAQAASARVDEEDSQTAMVRDFKVETGRLVGTLVHRYLERMAKTGVELRHAVEHDILARQLANLGVPRQFLAAQTDVVAAALTTCLSSPRGRWILADHPSAKCEWALSGIIAGELVHAVIDRSFVADGVRWIIDYKVTAPQNSSRDVFLAAELVKYRDQLSRYAELMRSFCPDLPVRTALYFPLCDGWIEFD; translated from the coding sequence ATGACCGCCTCGTCCATGTTGCCGGATGGTGCGGCGCGTCACGCAGCGCTCAATGTGCAGGCGTCATTCATCGTTCAGGCCCCTGCCGGAGCAGGGAAGACCGAGCTGCTGATCCAGCGGATTCTTGCGCTGCTGGCCATTGTGCAGCGTCCCGAGGAGATTCTGGCGATCACTTTTACCCGCAAGGCGGCGGCGGAGATGCACGGTCGATTGCTGGCGGCACTGGAGGGTGCGCGCGCCCCTCGTCCGGACAGCGTGCACGCACAAAAAACCTGGGAACTGGCGACTGCGGCTCTCGCCCGTGATGCGGCACAGGGCTGGCGCTTGAACGAAAATCCGGCCCGCTTGCAGATCCGCACGATTGACGGTTTTAACAGCTGGTTGCTGCGCCGGATGCCATGGGTGACGCGCTGTGGCGGGATGCCGGAGCTGGTCGAGAATCCCGATCCGCTCTACCGTCTGGCAGCGGAACGAACGCTGGCACGGATCGAGTCGGGGCGCGGTGCCGACGCCGTTGCCCTGCTCGCCGCGCACGTCGATAATCGCCTGAACCGGTTACGCGATCTGCTCGTCGATATGTTGCGCCGTCGTGATCAGTGGTTGCGGCATTTGGGGAGCGAACCGGATCGGCGCGAACGGTTTGAAGCGACGTTGACCGCTCTGCTCGAAGATGATTTGCGGCGTGTGGATGAAGTCTTTCCGGTCGCCTGGCGGGATGAACTGGTGGCGTTAGCTGGTTACGCGGCGGCGCATCTGGAATCCTGTGCCGATCACCCCCTGCGTGACATGGATACGTTTCCTGACGCAGTGGTCGCAAAGATCACCGTGTGGCAAGCGTTGGCGTCGTTACTGCTGACCGGCAGTGGCACGTTGCGCAAAACCGTCAACAAGGGGGCAGGATTCCCGGCCGGAGCGGGGCAGGCTCAGGAGATGAAGGGGCGGATGTTGGCCCTGCTCAATACGCTCGCCGATTGTCCGGAACTGATCAGGCACCTTGGCCAGATCCGTCAGTTGCCCGTCACTGCGGCCTATCCTGACAATCAATGGGAAACGTTGCAGGCGTTGCTGGAGCTGCTGCCGTTGGCGGTTGCCGAACTCTGGCTGGTATTTCGTGAACACGGCACGGTCGATTTTTCCGAAATTGCGTTGCGCGCCGCAGATGCTCTGGAGAGTGATAACACCCCCACCGATTTGCTCCTTAAACTCGACGCGACCCTTGAACATATTCTGGTCGATGAATTTCAGGATACGTCATTTTTGCAATATCGGTTGCTTGAACTGCTGACTTCAGGGTGGCAGCGCGGCGACGGGCGCACCTTGTTTCTGGTCGGGGACCCGATGCAGTCGATCTACCGGTTTCGCGAGGCTGAAGTTGGTCTTTTTCTCCGCTCCTGGGAACGGGGCGTAGGCACCGTGTCGTTGCAGCCGTTACGTCTGACCGCAAATTTCCGTTCGGACGGGACATTGGTGGCGTGGTTTAACCAGACATTTCCCTCGATTTTGCCGCCGCGCAACGATCAGTTACGCGGTGCCGTGGCTTATTCCGCTGCTGCTGCCATGCGCGATGGCGGTGTGGATGTCGAATTTAATCTGTTTGCTGAAGGTGATGATGACGTGGAGGGGCGCACTATTGCCGCGCTGGTCAGGGATACCCTGCAGGAACATCCGCGCGACGATATTGCCGTGCTGGTCCGGTCGCGCAGTCACCTGCGCCGAATTTTACCCGCGTTACGCGCTGCGGGGTTGCTCTGTCAGTCTCACGATATTGACCCGCTGGTGGAACGCCCGGTCGCCCGCGATTTACGTGCACTGCTGCGCATAATAGTGCAACCGGCCGATCGGCTCAGCGCGCTGACGGTCTTGCGCGCTCCGTGGTGTGGTTTAACGTTGACTGATCTGGATGTCCTCTGCGCTGATGACAAACAAGCGGCGTTGCGTGAGCTGACCAACGATCTGGTGCGCATGTCGCGATTGTCCGTTGACGGGTACCAACGCTTGTCGCGGGTCATGACCATTATTGAAGAGGGGAGTGCACAACGGGGCCGGGTTGGCTTGCGGCGATTGGTCGAAAGTTGCTGGCTGCGTCTTGGTGGCCCAACCTGCTACGCCCAGACCGATCTCAACGACGCTGAACAGATTCTGCGCCTGATCGACAGTTGTGAACAGGGCGGAGAGCTGCTGTCGCTGGCCGAATTCGATGAACGGCTCACCGGCCTTTATGCCGGGGTCGACACCGCTGCCGATGCACGCTTGCATGTCATGACGATTCATAAGGCGAAAGGTTTGGAATTTTCGACGGTGATCATCCCCGGCTGTGGTCGCCGTTCAGCTGCCGACCAAAAACCGTTATTGCGCTGGCTCGAACATCCACAGCAGGGGTTGCTGCTCGCGCCATTTGCGGCGCATGATGCACAGACCGAAGACCCGATTTTTCGCATGATCGGGCGTCTGGAAAAGGACAAACAAGACTACGAGACAGGCCGTCTTCTTTACGTTGCCGCGACGCGCGCGCGTCAGCGCCTGATCTTTACCGGTTCGGTCCGAGCGGCCGTTGATGGCACACCATGTGCGGATAACGGGTCATTTCTGGAAAAGCTCCTGCCCCATATTCCAGCCTCTGTTTTATCGCGGACGACGGACATCGGCTTGGCGACCGCCGAGGGTACGCTCTCTCAACCGTTGCGGCGTTTGCCTCTCACCTGGCAACCGCCGTCCCTCGTTGCTGCGCATTTTCCGCCACACGCAGTTGCGCAGGCTGCTTCCGCGCGTGTTGATGAAGAGGACAGCCAGACCGCTATGGTCCGCGATTTCAAGGTCGAGACAGGACGTCTGGTAGGGACGCTGGTGCACCGTTATCTGGAACGCATGGCAAAGACGGGGGTGGAACTGCGTCACGCTGTTGAGCACGACATTCTCGCCCGCCAGCTCGCCAACCTGGGGGTTCCGCGTCAGTTCCTTGCCGCACAGACCGATGTGGTTGCAGCGGCACTGACGACCTGTTTGTCATCGCCCCGTGGACGCTGGATCCTTGCTGATCATCCGTCGGCAAAGTGTGAGTGGGCGTTGTCCGGTATTATTGCAGGAGAGTTGGTCCATGCGGTGATCGATCGTTCGTTTGTCGCCGACGGGGTGCGCTGGATCATTGATTATAAGGTCACTGCTCCGCAGAATTCATCGCGCGATGTGTTTCTGGCTGCGGAACTGGTCAAATATCGTGATCAATTAAGCCGCTACGCTGAACTGATGCGGTCGTTCTGTCCTGACCTTCCGGTGCGTACGGCGCTCTATTTCCCGCTCTGTGACGGCTGGATCGAGTTCGATTGA
- a CDS encoding dihydroorotate dehydrogenase, translating into MSDGTLHKQPNLAVEIAGIKLRNPVMPASGTFGYGEEYTPYLDVETLGAIVTKGLSLKPKAGNPTPRIAETVSGMINAIGLQNIGIDAFIADKTEFLRGVNTPVIVNFFGNTLEEYGEVAKRLAAVPEVAGVELNISCPNVKQGGIVFGTDPAAAAGVVSLVRKNLGSKPLIVKLTPNVTDITVIARAAEEAGADAISCINTLTGMAIDVKTRKPRIANRIGGLSGPAIRPVAVRMVHQVVQAVKIPVIGIGGIMTAMDALEFLIVGATAVQVGTANFVDPGVMADIVAGIERFCREEGIADIHELIGSLR; encoded by the coding sequence ATGAGTGATGGAACGTTGCACAAGCAACCGAACCTTGCGGTCGAAATCGCCGGAATCAAATTACGCAATCCGGTGATGCCTGCTTCAGGCACTTTTGGTTATGGTGAAGAGTACACCCCTTATCTGGATGTGGAGACGCTCGGTGCGATCGTCACCAAGGGGCTGTCGCTGAAACCGAAAGCGGGGAATCCGACACCACGGATCGCCGAGACGGTCAGCGGGATGATTAATGCCATCGGGCTGCAAAATATCGGCATTGATGCCTTCATCGCCGACAAGACCGAGTTTTTGCGCGGCGTCAATACTCCGGTGATCGTCAATTTTTTTGGGAATACCCTTGAGGAATACGGTGAAGTCGCCAAACGCCTGGCCGCCGTCCCTGAAGTTGCGGGGGTGGAGTTGAATATCTCCTGCCCCAACGTTAAACAGGGGGGGATCGTTTTCGGGACCGACCCGGCGGCGGCGGCGGGGGTCGTGTCATTGGTACGCAAGAATCTTGGCAGCAAACCGCTGATTGTTAAATTAACGCCAAACGTGACCGATATTACCGTCATTGCCCGGGCCGCCGAGGAGGCTGGGGCTGACGCCATCAGCTGCATCAACACCCTGACCGGCATGGCGATTGATGTCAAAACCCGGAAACCGCGCATTGCCAACCGCATTGGCGGTCTCTCCGGTCCGGCGATTCGCCCGGTGGCGGTGCGGATGGTGCATCAGGTGGTGCAAGCGGTCAAGATTCCGGTGATCGGGATTGGCGGCATCATGACGGCGATGGACGCGCTCGAATTCCTGATTGTCGGGGCGACAGCGGTGCAGGTTGGTACGGCGAACTTTGTTGATCCGGGGGTGATGGCGGATATCGTCGCCGGGATTGAACGGTTTTGTCGCGAAGAAGGCATTGCCGATATCCACGAGCTAATCGGCAGCTTGCGCTGA
- a CDS encoding VanZ family protein: protein MRKHFLIIIFHLVLLFGWAIAIAWLSLVNPPAVDYGVLGWDKLHHAAAYGGLMLLALISLRDWRTLNAINCALSWFAVVAYGGLLEIAQLTLTSTRSAEWWDLFADGVGVSVVLLLVIYAEKRSWIS from the coding sequence ATGCGCAAACACTTCCTGATAATTATTTTCCATCTTGTCCTGCTCTTTGGCTGGGCGATTGCGATCGCCTGGTTGTCGCTTGTGAATCCTCCCGCCGTTGATTACGGCGTTCTCGGCTGGGATAAACTGCATCATGCTGCCGCCTATGGAGGGCTGATGCTGCTGGCGTTGATCAGTCTTCGTGACTGGCGCACGTTGAATGCAATAAACTGTGCCCTCAGTTGGTTCGCTGTGGTTGCTTACGGTGGTTTGCTGGAAATCGCGCAACTGACCTTGACGTCCACCCGTAGCGCCGAATGGTGGGATCTCTTTGCCGATGGGGTAGGGGTGAGCGTGGTTCTGCTGCTGGTGATCTATGCGGAAAAGCGTTCATGGATCAGCTAA